The Methanocella arvoryzae MRE50 genome includes a region encoding these proteins:
- the cobS gene encoding adenosylcobinamide-GDP ribazoletransferase, with amino-acid sequence MAGNLLNGLRAAIAFLTTLPVRIVDGDYDAFADRQYLFIPVAIVTGLLLGVAGTLFQCILPAPFAAVLTVACIFLLTGINHLDGLSDFGDGLIASGPREKKVRAMKDVHAGAGGLLFMAMDLLFLFALAMTFAGSPTWLFVPLLVAEGCAKVAQITIIAFGKSAHEGMGSYMIARMKKEHYLAAVIGAWIAIGIAIIGAAIIPGGGNPLRVIMAGGLAMLSPLAVALIILIISDRNFGGVNGDVIGAANEIARIAALGVMGAVLWMRF; translated from the coding sequence GTGGCCGGCAATCTACTGAACGGCCTGCGGGCGGCTATCGCCTTTCTGACTACCCTGCCGGTGAGAATCGTCGACGGGGACTACGATGCTTTCGCTGATCGACAGTACCTCTTCATCCCCGTGGCGATCGTAACAGGCCTGCTCCTCGGCGTTGCGGGTACTCTCTTCCAGTGTATACTGCCAGCGCCGTTTGCAGCAGTGCTAACTGTGGCCTGCATCTTTCTGTTGACCGGCATCAACCACCTTGACGGCCTCTCCGACTTCGGGGACGGGCTGATAGCCTCCGGCCCGAGAGAGAAGAAGGTCAGGGCAATGAAAGACGTGCACGCCGGCGCCGGCGGCCTGCTCTTCATGGCCATGGACCTCCTGTTCTTGTTCGCTCTGGCCATGACGTTCGCAGGCTCGCCCACATGGCTGTTCGTGCCGCTGCTGGTGGCGGAGGGCTGCGCTAAAGTAGCTCAGATTACTATTATTGCGTTCGGTAAAAGCGCCCACGAGGGAATGGGCTCGTACATGATCGCCCGGATGAAGAAAGAGCACTACCTGGCTGCAGTGATCGGCGCATGGATAGCCATCGGCATTGCAATAATCGGCGCAGCCATCATCCCGGGCGGAGGCAATCCGCTGCGTGTCATTATGGCTGGAGGGCTGGCCATGCTGTCACCGCTGGCTGTCGCACTGATCATCCTTATTATATCCGATCGCAACTTCGGCGGAGTCAACGGCGACGTGATCGGCGCCGCCAACGAGATAGCCAGAATTGCTGCTCTGGGCGTAATGGGGGCGGTGCTCTGGATGCGCTTTTAA